In Maridesulfovibrio sp., a single genomic region encodes these proteins:
- a CDS encoding glycosyltransferase, translated as MKIAYVIGGLPFGGVENWLLDLTLRFRDREDVEAVVVNVSGTGIKGPEYVQKGIRVIDVCDSKKGLKTFKFGTALKLRKVLVDEAPDVIHTLHFSGDYFGRIAAVGLGIPVVTHIRNIKRQTKKYRRFANKFLCRFTDVFLSVSAQAERECVALDHNVCGKPSLVFYNAADPEKLRVGGVDLKAEYGAGDFIISGIGRFVPQKNFDLLIKAFALIAARYPQASLVLLGDGGEMDSLRELVRSLELEKRVVFPGYRSDVPRFMRSTDILVMPSDYEGLPITHIEALFCGVPAVVSRFVPSLEIAAEASLVCRREPEHIAEQISRLIEDDGLRDRLSHKALEIAPEYSMDNYVRRLVDFYGALIKNGKNGSDDFKRFDQAKGGVQACAE; from the coding sequence ATGAAAATAGCTTATGTGATCGGCGGACTGCCTTTCGGCGGGGTGGAGAACTGGCTTCTCGACCTTACCCTGCGTTTCAGGGATCGTGAAGACGTTGAGGCCGTGGTCGTCAATGTTTCCGGCACCGGCATAAAGGGGCCGGAGTACGTCCAGAAGGGAATTCGGGTGATAGATGTCTGCGACTCGAAAAAGGGCCTGAAAACATTCAAGTTCGGCACGGCCTTAAAGCTCAGGAAAGTGCTTGTGGACGAGGCCCCGGATGTTATCCATACCCTGCATTTTTCCGGAGATTATTTCGGCCGGATAGCTGCCGTGGGCTTGGGTATTCCCGTGGTTACCCACATCAGGAACATCAAGCGCCAGACCAAGAAGTACCGCCGGTTTGCCAATAAATTTCTCTGCCGTTTCACAGATGTGTTTCTGTCGGTATCCGCTCAGGCCGAAAGGGAGTGCGTGGCTTTGGATCATAACGTCTGCGGCAAGCCGTCCCTTGTTTTTTACAATGCCGCGGACCCGGAAAAACTGCGGGTTGGCGGCGTAGACCTCAAGGCCGAATACGGGGCCGGGGATTTTATCATTTCCGGCATCGGCCGTTTTGTTCCGCAGAAAAATTTTGACCTCCTCATAAAAGCGTTTGCCCTGATTGCCGCAAGATATCCGCAGGCTTCACTTGTCCTGCTGGGTGACGGCGGGGAGATGGACAGTCTCAGGGAACTGGTCCGGTCCCTTGAGCTGGAAAAGCGGGTTGTTTTTCCCGGCTACCGCAGCGATGTGCCGCGCTTCATGCGCTCAACGGACATTCTGGTCATGCCCTCGGATTACGAAGGGCTGCCCATAACTCACATCGAGGCCCTTTTCTGCGGTGTTCCTGCTGTGGTGTCCCGGTTTGTGCCCTCCCTTGAAATTGCGGCCGAGGCTTCACTGGTCTGCCGTAGGGAGCCGGAGCACATTGCGGAACAGATTTCACGCCTGATAGAGGATGACGGTCTTCGTGACCGCTTGTCGCACAAGGCGTTGGAGATTGCCCCGGAATATTCAATGGATAATTACGTGCGCAGACTCGTGGATTTCTACGGCGCATTGATCAAGAACGGCAAAAACGGTTCTGACGATTTCAAACGTTTCGACCAGGCCAAGGGCGGCGTGCAAGCATGTGCGGAATAA
- a CDS encoding methyltransferase, with product MKNDPRSYFPRGLTQPSTGFRFSTDSLLLACFASVPPQGRILDLGTGCGVIPLGVLLRHPENRLAATGIDVNPEMIAAAQANTALLDFSAELEILAVDVRTPDFAPAESYDLVLSNPPYRNENVGRACPDKSKNKARFEVDCDLDAFTATAARMIRNRGRVAFVFLAERVTELLDSFTRHRLEPKRIKFIHGRVGAPAKVVMVEAVKNGKPGLIVEPPVILYGDGQELLASAVKYCPFIAKSAVG from the coding sequence ATGAAAAACGACCCCAGATCATACTTTCCAAGAGGGCTTACGCAGCCGAGCACAGGCTTCCGCTTTTCAACGGACTCCCTGCTGCTGGCCTGTTTCGCCTCCGTCCCCCCGCAGGGCAGGATTCTTGATCTCGGAACCGGCTGCGGAGTCATTCCTCTCGGTGTTCTGCTGCGCCATCCGGAAAACAGGCTTGCGGCAACCGGAATAGACGTCAACCCGGAGATGATTGCTGCCGCTCAGGCAAATACGGCACTCCTTGATTTTTCGGCCGAACTGGAAATACTGGCCGTGGATGTGCGTACCCCGGATTTCGCACCGGCCGAAAGTTATGATCTGGTTCTTTCAAATCCCCCGTACCGCAATGAAAACGTCGGCAGAGCATGCCCTGACAAATCAAAGAACAAGGCCAGATTCGAAGTGGACTGCGACCTTGATGCCTTCACCGCTACGGCTGCGCGCATGATCCGTAACCGGGGACGGGTGGCTTTTGTTTTTCTTGCCGAACGGGTGACCGAACTGCTTGATTCGTTCACACGACACAGGCTGGAACCCAAACGTATAAAGTTCATCCACGGCAGGGTGGGTGCTCCTGCAAAGGTTGTTATGGTCGAGGCGGTAAAAAACGGAAAACCCGGTCTGATTGTGGAACCGCCGGTAATCCTCTACGGTGATGGTCAAGAACTTTTGGCTTCGGCAGTGAAATACTGCCCGTTTATCGCCAAATCGGCCGTTGGTTAG
- a CDS encoding AAA family ATPase: MIKKIILKDFLAHGETEIELGEGMTVLTGLNNSGKSSVVEALRCIATNPLPRHFIRHGASRARVELEMDDGVRVAWIRKKATAWYEVMKPGQEEPEVYAKFGRKPPEDVLNLLRLNHVPLENGNSLDVHIGNQRNPIFLLDQPPSVAAQFFASSSEASHLLAMQTELKNRVRNAKRDQSYQQKKMESIRAELDRMQELPDVCLELESARELKTRTETIEKEIPAIEALLQRKNELETNKRKLAEREKSLNGLLPAPELFPSAQLENTVARMNGLSSTRSALERKSTALEGLRLPPDLFPAAQLAESLARQHRLRNAGSIQSARRDVLKQLSPPPEPEDLSAISATISNISRNRVFRDRIAGRSQILGTLAAPPELFDISQLGQLLDRISSLSQEMTNTRKRIADLKQAEERMKERISARLTEIGNCPLCGGELDADKLIGEDGHGA; the protein is encoded by the coding sequence ATGATAAAAAAAATTATCCTGAAAGATTTCCTCGCCCACGGCGAAACCGAGATTGAACTCGGCGAGGGCATGACCGTGCTGACCGGCCTCAACAACAGCGGTAAATCATCCGTTGTCGAGGCCCTGCGTTGTATTGCCACCAATCCCCTGCCCCGGCATTTCATCCGCCACGGAGCATCCAGGGCCCGCGTGGAACTGGAAATGGACGACGGTGTACGGGTTGCATGGATTCGCAAAAAAGCCACTGCATGGTACGAGGTTATGAAGCCAGGTCAGGAGGAACCCGAAGTATACGCCAAATTCGGGCGCAAACCGCCGGAGGACGTGCTCAACCTGCTGCGGCTGAATCATGTCCCGCTGGAAAACGGAAACTCCCTTGATGTTCACATAGGCAACCAGCGGAATCCTATTTTCCTGCTCGATCAACCCCCTTCCGTGGCCGCGCAGTTTTTCGCTTCATCCTCCGAGGCATCGCACCTGCTGGCCATGCAGACGGAACTCAAAAACAGAGTGCGCAACGCCAAAAGGGACCAGAGCTATCAACAGAAAAAAATGGAATCGATACGCGCAGAACTGGACCGGATGCAGGAATTGCCGGATGTCTGCCTTGAACTTGAATCCGCCCGCGAACTGAAAACACGCACCGAAACAATCGAAAAGGAAATTCCGGCCATTGAAGCACTACTGCAGCGCAAAAATGAACTGGAAACAAATAAAAGAAAGCTGGCAGAGCGAGAAAAGAGTCTGAACGGACTGCTCCCTGCCCCGGAACTGTTTCCTTCCGCACAGCTTGAAAATACAGTTGCGCGCATGAACGGATTGAGCAGCACGCGCTCGGCTCTGGAAAGGAAATCCACCGCGCTGGAAGGACTGAGACTCCCGCCGGATCTGTTTCCCGCCGCGCAACTAGCAGAGAGCCTTGCCCGGCAGCACCGACTGCGCAATGCCGGGTCAATTCAATCCGCCCGCCGGGATGTGCTGAAACAACTCTCACCTCCCCCGGAACCGGAGGATCTTTCCGCAATCTCCGCAACCATCTCCAACATTTCCCGCAACCGTGTTTTCAGGGACCGGATAGCCGGTCGCAGTCAGATTCTTGGAACTCTTGCGGCCCCGCCGGAACTGTTCGATATCTCGCAGCTCGGCCAGTTGCTGGACCGCATATCCTCCCTTTCGCAGGAGATGACCAACACCAGAAAGAGGATTGCGGACCTCAAACAGGCGGAAGAACGCATGAAGGAACGCATCAGCGCACGGCTGACCGAAATCGGCAACTGCCCCCTGTGCGGCGGTGAACTTGATGCGGATAAACTGATCGGGGAGGACGGACATGGAGCTTGA
- a CDS encoding metallophosphoesterase, with translation MELEKVHGRGLFLIGDPHIASTAPGQRIGDFAQNVLDKLEACFRQAKELDTVPLILGDLFHWPRDNGNSLLVDMIALFGAYRPFVLVGNHDKYQARFTRDVSLAVLEAAGVIRLMSEYGPAFELETPQGTVLVGASPDGTPLPAKFDRSDGRYLKVIWTAHHNISFPECAKQHYDIKEKTGIDWIINGHIHRPRETVTAGMTSWANPGNITRLVFSRMALERRPQAAIWTPDCTDLEKWEVPHRDFYEVFPDQEFPPEPEDMEKAESRFLQGLERLAWQRTHEGAGLRQFLEDNIDPQTPESGLIWELYTEVTDGNG, from the coding sequence ATGGAGCTTGAGAAAGTACACGGCCGGGGACTCTTTCTCATCGGCGACCCGCACATTGCCTCCACCGCTCCGGGCCAGCGAATCGGGGACTTCGCCCAGAACGTACTGGACAAGCTTGAAGCATGCTTCAGACAGGCTAAAGAACTGGACACCGTCCCGCTCATTCTCGGTGACCTTTTCCATTGGCCGAGGGACAACGGCAACTCCCTTCTGGTGGACATGATCGCCCTGTTCGGGGCTTACAGGCCATTCGTTCTGGTCGGCAATCACGACAAGTATCAGGCAAGGTTCACCCGCGATGTTTCGCTTGCTGTCCTTGAAGCAGCCGGAGTAATCCGCCTGATGAGTGAATACGGACCGGCCTTTGAGCTTGAAACACCGCAGGGTACGGTGCTTGTCGGAGCATCCCCGGACGGCACCCCGCTACCGGCAAAATTCGATCGCAGCGACGGCCGCTACCTGAAAGTGATCTGGACCGCCCATCACAACATATCCTTTCCCGAGTGTGCCAAGCAGCATTACGACATCAAGGAAAAAACCGGCATAGACTGGATAATAAACGGCCACATTCACAGACCGAGGGAGACCGTCACAGCAGGTATGACCTCCTGGGCAAACCCCGGAAACATCACCAGACTTGTTTTTTCGCGCATGGCTCTGGAACGCAGACCGCAGGCAGCCATATGGACCCCGGACTGCACTGATCTTGAAAAATGGGAAGTACCCCACCGCGATTTTTACGAAGTATTTCCGGATCAGGAATTTCCGCCTGAACCGGAGGACATGGAGAAAGCCGAATCCCGCTTTCTGCAGGGACTTGAAAGGCTTGCCTGGCAGCGCACACACGAAGGAGCCGGGCTCAGACAGTTTCTTGAGGACAATATAGACCCGCAAACCCCGGAAAGCGGGTTGATATGGGAATTGTATACGGAGGTTACAGATGGCAACGGGTAA
- the arfB gene encoding alternative ribosome rescue aminoacyl-tRNA hydrolase ArfB produces the protein MIIITSALSIPENEINFITSRSSGPGGQHVNTTSSRVTLVFELEDSQALTDSQKEILRSRLGNRINSRGQLLISCDTHRSQFRNREEVLDRFRRIIAEALRPVRKRRQTAVPFSSKRKRLDGKKKRSDIKKNRSRPGYPQD, from the coding sequence ATGATAATTATCACTTCCGCATTGTCCATACCCGAAAATGAAATAAATTTCATCACCAGCAGAAGCTCCGGACCCGGCGGCCAGCACGTGAACACTACCTCTTCGCGCGTTACGCTTGTCTTTGAACTTGAGGATTCACAGGCTCTTACGGATTCCCAGAAGGAGATCCTCCGTTCCCGTCTGGGGAACAGGATAAACTCTAGGGGCCAATTGCTCATTTCCTGCGATACGCACCGCAGCCAGTTCCGAAACCGGGAGGAAGTGCTGGACCGTTTCCGCAGGATAATTGCCGAAGCACTGCGGCCGGTCAGGAAACGCAGGCAGACGGCGGTTCCTTTTTCCTCAAAGCGCAAACGGCTAGATGGCAAGAAAAAACGTTCCGATATCAAAAAGAATCGGAGCAGGCCCGGTTATCCGCAGGATTAA
- a CDS encoding NifB/NifX family molybdenum-iron cluster-binding protein has translation MKIALPSRNGLIDEHFGHCEAFTIFTLDDSKNIVEEEKLTPPPGCGCKSNIVPVLAEKGIKLLLAGNMGQGAVNLLEKSGIQVIRGCSGELKEVVAQWSAGNVTDSEIVCADHESCGDH, from the coding sequence ATGAAAATCGCCCTTCCCTCAAGAAACGGACTTATCGATGAACATTTCGGACATTGTGAAGCCTTCACCATCTTTACTCTGGACGACTCCAAAAACATTGTCGAAGAAGAAAAACTCACCCCCCCTCCGGGCTGCGGATGCAAATCCAACATCGTACCTGTTCTGGCAGAAAAGGGCATCAAGCTCCTGCTGGCCGGAAACATGGGTCAGGGAGCAGTAAACCTTCTTGAAAAAAGCGGCATCCAGGTTATCCGCGGTTGCAGCGGCGAGCTCAAGGAAGTTGTCGCCCAGTGGAGTGCCGGTAATGTAACCGACTCCGAAATCGTCTGCGCCGATCACGAATCCTGCGGCGACCACTAA
- a CDS encoding YchJ family protein, which produces MTECPCGSGKAYESCCEPYITGKEPAPTAEALMRSRYSAFVVNRIDYLGETLAPESKDDYDEAQVKNWAETSTWLGLTIVSTSKGTPEDEKGEVEFIAKFKQKGAVHTHHEASVFEKREGRWLYVDGEIVPQQPIRKEKKVGRNDPCPCGSGKKYKKCCG; this is translated from the coding sequence ATGACAGAATGTCCCTGCGGTTCCGGCAAGGCTTACGAAAGCTGCTGCGAACCTTACATCACAGGCAAAGAACCCGCCCCGACCGCAGAAGCGCTGATGCGCTCCCGCTACTCGGCTTTCGTGGTAAATCGCATCGACTACCTCGGCGAGACTCTGGCTCCGGAAAGCAAGGATGATTACGATGAGGCTCAGGTAAAAAACTGGGCGGAAACATCCACATGGCTCGGCCTGACCATTGTTTCAACTTCCAAGGGAACCCCCGAAGATGAAAAAGGCGAAGTTGAGTTCATAGCCAAATTCAAGCAGAAAGGCGCTGTTCATACCCACCACGAAGCCAGCGTTTTCGAAAAGCGTGAAGGCAGATGGCTCTACGTGGACGGTGAAATCGTACCCCAGCAGCCCATCAGAAAAGAAAAGAAGGTCGGCCGCAACGATCCCTGCCCCTGCGGCAGCGGCAAAAAATACAAGAAGTGCTGCGGCTGA
- a CDS encoding response regulator: protein MSVEKILVVEDHNDTIELLKYNLTSSGYEVVTAMDGHKALDQARAEHPDLILLDLMLPGIDGLEVCRRLKQESVTQHIPVIMLTAKGEEVDRVVGLELGVDDYIVKPFSPRELVLRVKAVLRRSVEVETKRPGKWSREGLEVDFEAHTVTSDGEIVALTATEFKLFSELLQHEGKVRTRDHLLDTVWDTHFEGYSRTVDTHIRRLRQKLGPYADYIETVRGVGYRFKHN, encoded by the coding sequence GTGTCAGTCGAAAAAATACTGGTTGTTGAAGACCATAACGATACCATAGAACTTTTGAAATATAATCTGACTTCTTCAGGCTATGAAGTCGTCACCGCCATGGACGGTCACAAGGCCCTTGATCAGGCCAGAGCCGAACATCCGGACCTCATCCTGCTGGACCTCATGCTGCCGGGCATTGACGGACTGGAAGTCTGCCGCAGGTTGAAACAGGAAAGCGTCACCCAGCATATTCCGGTGATCATGCTTACCGCCAAGGGGGAAGAAGTGGACCGGGTTGTAGGTTTGGAGCTCGGTGTGGACGATTATATCGTCAAACCGTTCAGCCCGCGTGAACTGGTGTTGCGGGTCAAGGCTGTGCTGCGCCGCAGTGTGGAAGTGGAAACCAAGCGTCCCGGCAAGTGGAGCAGGGAAGGGCTGGAAGTTGATTTCGAAGCCCATACAGTGACAAGTGACGGTGAAATAGTGGCCCTGACCGCAACGGAATTCAAATTGTTTTCGGAACTGCTGCAGCACGAGGGCAAGGTGCGTACCCGCGATCACCTGCTTGATACGGTCTGGGATACCCATTTCGAAGGCTACTCCAGAACCGTGGACACGCACATTCGCAGACTGCGCCAGAAACTCGGCCCCTACGCCGATTATATCGAGACAGTGCGCGGCGTGGGCTACCGCTTCAAGCATAACTGA
- a CDS encoding methyl-accepting chemotaxis protein, which yields MTIRKQFMIGCVLFCIALTVSIMWLISSYTRDTLVDEYRGKVEIMLHTMKAVRKHTGAVIRPKATELLPEDQFVPELQSTSFTANGVFGRIPDQYKHDLTFKTASTKPRNRDNMATGDEAKVIELLDAMAQAGKKPFLTQIRKINGVESFIAAEGEVNKPDCMVCHGDPKDAPQSMKDRYPVEKDAGYYRKPGRIECAMISSIPLAAMNKAANQTMGAVVFVGCVFIAVTLFFLIFGLNLIFRPVSRITEIAKSIAEGDLQSAHVSIRKMRHRAEDSFFASRFMHPGSEIGNLVSSFETMTSGLSQIIGEVQSSGDKVSVAGNKIKDTAEQIDAAVNRQAASTNEVTATSRLISRTSKDLVKVMGDVAGSAGESAKMAENLQANIANREQSLIRLVNSTDNVSNRLGAINEKATKINNIVTTIARIADQTNLLSLNAAIEAEKAGQFGQGFSVVAREIRRLADQTVIAAEDIELMVRDMQSAVSSGVMEMDKFNSEVRSSVDEVEKMSSDLGQIVEQVRVLGPRFAEVSRSMGDQSDSAEQISEAMSDLSETAAGTTEFIEEFKRTVASLNYTVQSLTGAVDGFRMVEDGDMYVRDEVRTGDSGEQDDDGTDN from the coding sequence ATGACAATCCGCAAGCAGTTCATGATCGGGTGTGTGCTTTTCTGCATAGCCCTTACCGTGTCCATCATGTGGCTTATTTCCAGCTATACCCGCGATACCCTTGTGGACGAATATCGCGGAAAGGTGGAAATAATGCTCCACACAATGAAGGCCGTGCGCAAGCACACCGGGGCGGTAATTCGTCCGAAGGCTACGGAACTGCTTCCGGAGGATCAGTTCGTTCCCGAACTGCAGTCAACTTCCTTTACCGCCAACGGCGTTTTCGGCCGTATTCCCGATCAGTACAAGCACGATCTGACCTTTAAGACCGCCTCTACAAAACCGCGTAACCGGGACAATATGGCTACCGGTGATGAAGCAAAGGTCATTGAACTGCTCGATGCCATGGCTCAGGCCGGGAAAAAACCGTTTCTCACCCAGATTCGCAAGATAAACGGTGTGGAGAGCTTTATTGCTGCCGAAGGAGAGGTGAACAAGCCGGATTGCATGGTCTGCCACGGCGACCCCAAGGATGCCCCTCAGTCCATGAAAGACAGATATCCGGTTGAGAAGGACGCCGGATACTACCGCAAACCCGGACGCATAGAATGCGCCATGATTTCATCTATTCCGCTGGCAGCCATGAATAAGGCCGCCAATCAGACCATGGGCGCGGTGGTGTTTGTCGGGTGCGTGTTTATTGCCGTCACCCTGTTTTTCCTGATTTTCGGTTTGAACCTGATTTTCAGACCTGTTTCGCGCATTACCGAAATAGCCAAATCCATTGCCGAAGGCGACCTGCAGAGTGCGCATGTTTCCATACGCAAGATGCGTCACCGGGCAGAAGACAGTTTTTTTGCCAGCCGGTTCATGCACCCCGGCAGCGAAATAGGCAATCTGGTGTCTTCATTCGAAACCATGACTTCCGGGCTTTCCCAGATCATCGGTGAGGTCCAGTCCTCAGGGGATAAGGTTTCAGTTGCCGGTAACAAGATCAAGGATACGGCAGAACAGATTGACGCCGCAGTTAACCGTCAAGCGGCTTCCACCAACGAGGTCACGGCCACAAGCAGGCTTATCAGCCGCACATCGAAAGATCTGGTCAAGGTTATGGGCGATGTTGCCGGGAGCGCAGGGGAATCCGCCAAGATGGCTGAGAATCTGCAGGCCAATATTGCCAACCGGGAGCAGTCGCTGATCAGGCTGGTCAATTCAACAGACAATGTCTCCAACCGTCTTGGCGCGATCAATGAAAAGGCAACCAAGATCAACAACATTGTTACCACGATCGCTCGCATAGCCGACCAGACCAACCTCCTTTCGCTCAATGCCGCCATCGAGGCTGAAAAGGCCGGGCAGTTCGGGCAGGGATTTTCCGTGGTCGCCCGTGAAATCCGCAGACTGGCCGACCAGACCGTCATAGCTGCCGAAGACATCGAACTCATGGTGCGCGACATGCAGTCCGCCGTAAGTTCCGGGGTCATGGAAATGGACAAGTTCAACAGCGAAGTCCGCTCAAGCGTGGATGAAGTGGAGAAGATGAGTTCGGACCTCGGGCAGATAGTGGAACAGGTCCGGGTGCTCGGTCCCCGTTTTGCCGAGGTGTCCCGCTCCATGGGCGACCAGTCCGACAGCGCCGAGCAGATAAGTGAAGCCATGTCCGATCTCAGTGAGACAGCGGCTGGTACAACCGAGTTCATAGAAGAGTTCAAACGCACTGTGGCCAGCCTCAACTATACCGTCCAATCCCTTACCGGGGCTGTGGACGGGTTCAGGATGGTGGAGGACGGCGACATGTATGTTCGAGATGAAGTGCGTACGGGTGATTCCGGTGAACAGGATGATGACGGAACGGACAATTAA
- a CDS encoding SpoIIE family protein phosphatase, translating to MSDTASRPDLLTQHKINVLLIDDQPMVGEAVRRMLAGEEDIDFHFVSDPTKAIPEAEKLQPTVILQDLVMPEIDGMTMVKFMRVNSKLKDIPLIVLSTKEEPATKAEAFALGANDYLVKLPDRIELLARIRYHSRGYINLLQRNEAYKQLLESRDELRKELAVAADYVTSLLPEPVREGDILADWRFIPSASLGGDSFGYHWLDDDHFAMYLLDVCDHGVGSALLSVSAMNVLRSQTLPDTDFLKPEKVLEALNNSFQMEQQNNLYFTMWYGVYCKSSRTLTFSSGGHPPALLMSGGEPLKLRTVGMIVGGMPDMTYTSESVEVEPGARFFLYSDGVYELRLASDGSMWDFEEFASFMAGTGGALGEPIDRLIEYTRELQGFETYEDDFSMVEFVFN from the coding sequence ATGAGCGATACGGCTTCCAGACCGGACCTGCTTACTCAGCACAAGATCAATGTACTGCTTATCGATGATCAGCCCATGGTGGGCGAGGCCGTACGGCGCATGCTTGCAGGCGAGGAGGATATTGATTTCCATTTTGTGAGCGATCCCACCAAGGCCATTCCGGAGGCCGAAAAGCTGCAGCCGACCGTGATTCTTCAGGATCTGGTGATGCCGGAGATTGACGGCATGACCATGGTCAAATTCATGCGGGTCAACTCCAAGCTGAAAGATATCCCGCTGATTGTCCTTTCCACCAAGGAAGAACCGGCCACCAAGGCAGAAGCTTTCGCCCTCGGTGCCAATGATTATCTGGTCAAACTGCCTGACCGCATTGAACTGCTGGCCCGCATCCGCTACCACTCCAGAGGTTATATCAACCTGCTCCAGAGAAACGAGGCTTACAAGCAGCTTCTGGAAAGCCGGGACGAACTGCGCAAGGAACTTGCCGTTGCCGCAGATTACGTTACTTCGCTGCTTCCGGAACCGGTCAGGGAAGGCGATATCCTTGCCGACTGGCGCTTTATTCCCTCGGCTTCACTGGGGGGGGATTCCTTCGGTTACCACTGGCTGGATGATGATCACTTTGCCATGTATCTGCTTGATGTCTGCGACCACGGGGTGGGGTCGGCCCTGCTTTCGGTTTCGGCCATGAACGTGCTGCGCTCCCAGACACTGCCGGATACGGACTTCCTCAAGCCGGAAAAGGTGCTCGAAGCCCTGAACAACTCTTTTCAGATGGAGCAGCAGAACAACCTGTATTTCACCATGTGGTACGGGGTTTACTGCAAATCTTCGCGAACCCTTACTTTTTCCAGCGGCGGCCATCCTCCGGCCCTGCTCATGTCCGGCGGCGAACCGCTCAAGCTGCGCACGGTGGGCATGATAGTCGGGGGTATGCCGGATATGACCTATACCAGCGAAAGTGTGGAAGTTGAGCCGGGAGCAAGATTTTTCCTCTACAGTGACGGTGTCTACGAGTTGCGGCTGGCTTCCGACGGTTCCATGTGGGATTTTGAGGAATTCGCCTCTTTCATGGCCGGAACAGGAGGGGCGCTGGGTGAGCCTATCGACCGGCTCATTGAATATACCAGAGAGCTTCAGGGGTTTGAAACCTATGAAGACGATTTTTCCATGGTTGAATTCGTATTCAATTAA
- a CDS encoding chemotaxis response regulator protein-glutamate methylesterase codes for MRIGIVNDMGAAVEVLKKVVLSAGYEVAWVARNGERGLEKCLKDIPDIVLMDLVMPVMDGVEATRRIMNECPCPILIVTSSIAENASRVFEAMGAGALDVVTTPSLGPTGSLEGDDGLISKISVISKLQGNGRSASSRVRPAPAKRTIPPVLAIGSSTGGPTALASILGALPDDFPAAVAIVQHVDGSFSSNLAQWLDSQTGLKVSIAASGDMLRAGEVKLAPGDRHMLMGPGGTVQITSDHGGAIYVPSVDMFFDSLVHAGFPSGSAAVLLTGMGADGARGMLALRNSGWLTIAQDEQSSVVWGMPGAAVKMGAAREICSLGDIPRVLVRHFRKKIQENGL; via the coding sequence ATGAGGATAGGAATTGTTAATGACATGGGCGCGGCCGTTGAGGTCCTGAAAAAGGTCGTCCTTTCCGCCGGATACGAAGTGGCCTGGGTGGCTCGCAACGGCGAAAGGGGGCTTGAGAAGTGTCTTAAGGATATCCCGGACATCGTGCTCATGGATCTGGTCATGCCGGTCATGGACGGGGTTGAGGCCACCCGCAGGATAATGAATGAATGTCCCTGCCCGATACTGATTGTAACCTCCAGTATTGCGGAGAATGCCTCCAGGGTTTTCGAGGCCATGGGAGCCGGAGCCCTGGACGTGGTGACTACTCCATCTCTCGGCCCGACCGGGAGTCTTGAAGGCGATGACGGGCTTATTTCCAAGATTTCGGTCATCAGCAAGCTGCAGGGTAACGGCAGGTCTGCTTCTTCAAGAGTACGTCCGGCTCCTGCAAAAAGAACCATCCCGCCGGTTCTGGCTATAGGAAGTTCCACCGGCGGACCCACGGCGCTTGCTTCCATACTCGGAGCTTTGCCGGACGATTTTCCGGCCGCAGTGGCTATTGTGCAGCACGTGGACGGAAGTTTTTCCAGCAATCTGGCCCAGTGGCTGGACAGCCAGACCGGATTGAAGGTGTCCATTGCGGCCAGCGGAGACATGCTCAGGGCGGGAGAAGTGAAACTTGCACCGGGTGACAGGCACATGTTGATGGGACCGGGTGGAACTGTCCAGATCACTTCCGATCATGGCGGGGCCATTTACGTTCCTTCGGTCGACATGTTTTTTGACAGCCTTGTCCATGCCGGTTTTCCTTCGGGATCGGCAGCCGTGCTTCTGACCGGCATGGGGGCGGACGGAGCCAGGGGAATGCTGGCACTCAGAAATTCCGGCTGGCTGACCATAGCACAGGATGAACAGTCCAGTGTGGTCTGGGGCATGCCGGGTGCTGCGGTGAAGATGGGCGCAGCCCGTGAAATATGCTCGCTCGGGGACATCCCGAGGGTACTCGTAAGGCATTTCAGGAAAAAAATTCAGGAGAACGGATTATGA